AGACCTGAGAGATCGCCTGTACGCGCACGTGCTGCGACTGCCGCTCTCGTGGTTCGACGAGAGCCGCGTGGGTGACCTCATCGTGCGATTCACCAGCGATCTTCGTGTTGTGACGGAGTTCATCAACGGTGGGCTGAGCATTCTTGTCAATGATTGCATCGTCATCGTCAGCTCGCTCACCTGGATGGTGTCTGCTGACTGGCAGCTCACCATCGTCGGTATGGTGATCACGCCGGCCGCGGGCATCATCGTGCGTCGCTTCTCGAAGCGCATGACGCACGCGACTGAGTCTGCCCAGAAGACCCTGTCTGATCTCTCCAATGTGGTCAAGGAGACGGTGGAAGGCATCAAGGTGGTGAAGGCCTTCAACCGGGAGCACTACGAGAGCCAGCGCTTCTCTGAGAGAAGTCGAGACAGCTTTCGATGGGCGATGCGAATGGTGCAGCTCACCGCGACGCAGTCGCCGCTGCTCGAGGTGCTCGGAACGGTGGGCATCGCGCTCGTTCTCTGGTACTGTGCGGTCAACGTCATGAGCGGGCGTCTCACCCTGGGCGATCTGCTGGCCTTCTGGGGGTACATGCTTCTGGCGATGACGCCCATCAATCGCATGGCGGGAACGATGCAGCTCATCACGCGGGGAGAGGTGGCAACCTCTCGCGTGTTCGAGATCCTCGACTGTCCGGAGCAGGAGGCACGAACGTCTGAAGGGCGTGAGCTCGCCACCATCGAGGGACGCATTTCGTTTGAAGATGTCCACTTCCGCTACAACGCGCTTCGCGATGAGGCACTGCGTGGGGTGACGGCCACAATCGAGCCCGGCCATCACGTGGCTGTGGTGGGCCGAAACGGCGCGGGGAAGTCGACCCTTGTGAACCTCGTGCCGCGGTTCTACGAGGTGACGTCGGGTCGAATCTCGATCGACGGTCAGCCCATCTCGGAGGTGTCGCTGCAGTCGCTGCGGCGCCAGATCGCCGTGGTGCCGCAAGATACCTTTCTCTTCAGCGGAACGGTGCGCGACAACATCCGCTACGGGCGACCGACAGCCACCGACGACGAGGTCGAAGCTGCCGCTCAGGTGGCGGGTGCCCACGAGTTCATCACGGCCATGGAGCTCGGCTACGACACCCCCTTGCAGGAGTGCGGCCGCAACCTCTCCGGCGGACAGCGGCAGCGTCTGGCCATCGCGCGCGTGGTGCTGCGCGATCCGGTCATCGTCATCCTCGATGAGGCCACCTCGAGCCTCGACCCCAATGCAGAGCGCGCCATTCAGGAGACGTTGCACCGTGCGACAGCCGGCAAGACGGTCATCAACATCGTTCATCGCCTGACCCTGGCCCAGGCCGCCGACCACATCATCGTTCTCGATGAGGGTCGCGTCGTCGAGCAGGGCAGGCACGCCGATCTGCTGGCGCTTCGTGGAACCTACTGGGAGCTCTACAGACCCTTGCTGGAAGCGTCGTCGACGTGAGCATCATCAAGATCAAGAAGTCTCGCGTCCAGGTGGCGCTCAGCTTTGGTGAGATGCGCGACATCTTCCGGCGCTTCGCACCGTACGCGAGGCGGCACTGGTTCTCGTACGTGCTTGGCATCATCGCCACCGTCATCCTCAATGCCACAGCCGTCATCCAGCCCTACATCCTGAAGATCCTCACCGATCGGGTTCTGCTGCCCGGACGCGAGGACTATGCGGCGCTGCACCTTTCCCTGCTCGCGCTCATCGGAAGCGGAATGCTCAAGGGAATCTTCCTCTACGCACAGGCCTACCTCATGGCCTATGGCAACCAGTCCACGATCCGGGATCTGCGCGACGATGTCTACACGCACCTGCAGATGCTGCCTCTCACGTGGTTCGACCGAGCGCGACTGGGAGACATCATCGTGCGTCTCACCGACGACATCCGCATCGTCATGGAGCTTGTCGCCTCAGGCATCATCGCGCTCATGAACGATGTGATCGTGGCGATCTGCTCGGTCACCTACATGACCTACCTGAGCTGG
The sequence above is a segment of the Pseudomonadota bacterium genome. Coding sequences within it:
- a CDS encoding ABC transporter ATP-binding protein, producing the protein MAPLGEPASLERRELLGSGSVRGVAARRVGAPDLLDGRSVELGGDLGQCLGQPAGVLKQPVASPRADQQQRNGRCDELCGDEPGKEPRKRAFQARRVSCSRGGGSLRDQRRARREPACEGTSSRSEGTLGWRNRFIDTGALARGAASLALTPSTPSSTLRLPSLSVMTAPTELKRGLFHTLSRLWETAKAHRGCFVAAGCAMLLTNLASFLRPYLLKRLTDDVLTAQSLAGKTNVLLLLLSGVLGATAMKGLFTYLQGYWLTTGSQRLARDLRDRLYAHVLRLPLSWFDESRVGDLIVRFTSDLRVVTEFINGGLSILVNDCIVIVSSLTWMVSADWQLTIVGMVITPAAGIIVRRFSKRMTHATESAQKTLSDLSNVVKETVEGIKVVKAFNREHYESQRFSERSRDSFRWAMRMVQLTATQSPLLEVLGTVGIALVLWYCAVNVMSGRLTLGDLLAFWGYMLLAMTPINRMAGTMQLITRGEVATSRVFEILDCPEQEARTSEGRELATIEGRISFEDVHFRYNALRDEALRGVTATIEPGHHVAVVGRNGAGKSTLVNLVPRFYEVTSGRISIDGQPISEVSLQSLRRQIAVVPQDTFLFSGTVRDNIRYGRPTATDDEVEAAAQVAGAHEFITAMELGYDTPLQECGRNLSGGQRQRLAIARVVLRDPVIVILDEATSSLDPNAERAIQETLHRATAGKTVINIVHRLTLAQAADHIIVLDEGRVVEQGRHADLLALRGTYWELYRPLLEASST